The genomic interval cactctgagtttatgaagggacaatctgacaacgctctgagtttatgaagggacaatctgacaacgctctgagtttatgaagggacaatctgacaacgctctgagtttacgaagggacaatctgacaacgctctgagtttatgaagggacaatctgacaacgctctgagtttatgaagggataatctgacaacgctctgagtttatgaaggaagAATCTGACAaagctctgagtttatgaagggacaatctgacaacgctctgagtttatgaagggacaatctgacaacgctctgagtttacgaagggacaatctgacaacgctctgagtttatgaagggacaatctgacaacactgagtttatgaagggacaatctgacaacgctctgagtttatgaagggacagtctgacaacgctctgagtttatgaagggacaatctgacaacgctctgagtttatgaagggacaatctgacaacgctctgagtttatgaacggacaatctgacaacgctctgagtttatgaagggacaatctgacaacgctctgagtttatgaatggacaatctgacaacactctgagtttatgaaggaacaatctgacaacgctctgagtttatgaatgcCCAGAAAAcactggcactccagattaaatttacgaacacaaccgtagtataaaccagcctttagtcttgaaatctttgtttGTTTAGTACAAGGTCTCACATGTGagtccttaaagagatgggtggcgTTAAAGTTTAATAGGCTGTGAACGattctgaatgggtgtagacaaagaggagTTTTCCAGTATGtgcaccaaaacattcaagggccattttctcaaaagtgattttacaagtttatcaactttgaaAGCaggattactttcccattgtccctcaaatgcagtgtatgatatagcattttctagctctgagtctctacctttatccaatgtaaaaaacataatttcatttttttcataagatcgagccggtcggtcaaaTATCGCTAATATTTTGTTTTATGTACCAATCCCAGACTGCCCCTTTAACCCCTTATTAACACTAAAGTCAACACAAAGCACAGATGATTCATCAGGGCCATCACTGCTGTGTGCCGACTTCCCCCAATTAGACACTGGCATGGCAGGAATGTATGTAACCATGTACGGTACTCTGCCCTCCTTCAGGTACAGGTCGTTATAGTTACAGGAAAAACACCTCATCTGCAtaactcctcctcttcttttctaGTCTGTGATTTCCAGGAATCGCTGTTGTGctgtcatagagagagagagagatgtgagatgCCAAGCAGCAACACCTTTGTGTATTGTGTATAATACATTTGTTACCTCAGCAGTCCAAGACTGGCAATAATCAGATTCTACAGCGGAACTTGCTGGACTTTTTTCATCtattctcatctgaccacaagACAAGATGTCGGCAACATGCAGCAAAGGTAAGTGTTTGGTGTTAGTGTGCAGTTCACTTCAGTGTTGCCTGTgaataaacaaaaatatatatattgaggtTATGATTTCCAattgacctgttcatacctgtcacattgacctgttcatacctgtcacattgacctgttcatacctgtcacattgacctgtttatacctgtcacattgacctgttcatacctgtcacattgacctgttcatacctgtcacattgacctgttcatacctgtcacattgacctgtttatacctgtcacattgacctgttcatacctgtcacattgacctgttcatacctgtcacattgacctgtttatacctgtcacattgacctgttcatacctgtcacattgacctgttcatacctgtcacattgacctgttcatacctgtcacattgacctgttcatacctgtcacattgccttatagtattatagtactaTATTATAGTATTGCATTGTGAACGTCTACTGATCATTCAGGAGGTTTGATTACATAACTTGGTTTATGTCCTTTCATAAACTGGTCCCACAACAGATTCCACCAACCTGAGGATAGTTCTGCTGGGTACGCCTGGATCAGGGAAGAGTGCAACAGGAAACACCATCCtggggagagaggtgtttagAGAGGAGACTGGATCAGGGAAGAGTGTGTTGGGgaaaagagaggtggaggggaggagcaTCACAGTGATTGACACTCCTGGTATTTACAGCACAACACTGACTGAAGAACAACTGAATGAGGAAATGAAaaggtgcatctctctctcttctccgggCCCCCATGTGTTCCTTCTGGTTATCAGGCTGGAGAGATTCACACAGGAAGACAGGAATACTTTGTCATGGATCCAGGAAAACTTTGGCGAGGAGGCCTTGAGTTACACCATGGTGTTATTCACCGGAAGAGAAAAACTAACCAGGAAGCAAAGGGAGGACTTTGAGAGGACTGAAACAACTAAAAAACCAatcagtgtgtgtgggggaggttaTTATGCTCTCAACAGTAAGTCAGAGGTCCACACCACTCAGGTCACAGAGCTGCTGAGGAAGATAGAAGAGATGGtggggaggaatggaggagaataCTACCTAGAGGAGAGGTGccaggagagaaggaagagaaaggaggagatgaatgagagggagagggaattagggaggagagaggaagtggtGTGGAGGATAGAGGTGGAGGAGaaaaggagacaggaggaggagcagaagagacagaaggaggagaagaagagacaggaggaggagaagaagagacaggaggaggagaagaagagacaggaggagaagaagaagagacaggaggagaagaagaagagacaggaggagaagaagaagagacaggaggagaagaagagacaggaggaggagaagaagagacaggaggaggagaagaagagacaggaggaggagaagaagagacaggaggagaagaagagacaggaggaggagaagaagagacaggaggaggagaagaagagacaggaggagaagaagagacaggaggaggagaagaagagacaggaggaggagaagaagagacaggaggagaagaagagacaggaggaggagaagaagagacaggaggagaagaagagacaggaggaggagaagaagagacaggaggaggagaagaagagacaggaggagaagaagagacaggaggaggagaagaagagacaggaggaggagaagaagagacaggaggagaagagacaggaggaggagaagaagagacaggaggaggagaagaagagacaggcggaggagaagaagagacaggaggaggagaagaagagacaggaggagaagaagagacaggaggaggagaagaagagacaggaggaggagaagaagagacaggaggaggagaagaagagacaggaggagaagaagagacaggaggagaagaagagacaggaggaggagaagaagagacaggaggaggagaagaagagacaggaggaggagaagaagagacaggaggaggagaagaagagacaggaggagaagaagagacaggaggaggagaagaagagacaggaggaggaaaagagacagaaggaggaggaaaagagacagaaggaggagcagaagagacaggaggaggagaagaagagacaggaggaggagaagaagagacaggaggagaagaagagacaggaggaggaaaagagacaggaggaggaaaagagacaggaggaggaaaagagacaggaggaaaagagacagaaggaggaggaaaagagacaggaggagaagaagagacaggaggagaagaagagacaggaggaggagaagagacaggaggaggagaagaagagacaggaggaggagaagaagagacaggaGGAAAAGAAGAGACAGGTGGAGaagaagagacaggaggagaagaagagacaggaggagaagaagagacaggaggaggagcagaagaGACAAGAGGAGGAGCAGAAGAGACAAGAGGAGGAGCAGAAGAGAAAGGAGGAGCAGCAGAGGAGACAATTAGAGGAGGGTCTATTGGTATTAGCAACTGTTACAGGTGGGTTAACATTACTAGCTGCAGCGTGTTTTTTGGCCAAACCATAGAAGATTGAATGTTGATGAAGATGTTGGCTTGAATGCTGATTGAGTGTTTAATCTCCTGACCACATTAGTGACACCTACTAATGAAATATTTTGTTCCCATCAATCATTTCTGCATGTAGAATTATATTCAGATTCAGatcttatgtaaatatgattgaCATGTAAAGGTATGGTTAAGGTACTGTGATATGAGGGTGACATGTAAAGGTATTGTTAAGGTACTGTGATATGAGGGTGACATGTAAAGGTATTGTTAAGGTACTGTGATATGAGGGTGACATGTAAAGGTATTGGTATTTAAGGTACTGTGATATGAGGGTGACATGTAAAGGTATTGGTATTTAAGGTACTGTGATATGAGGGTGACATGTAAAGGTATTGGTATTTAAGGTACTGTGATATGAGGGTGACATGTAAAGGTATTGTTAAGGTACTGTGATATGAGGGTGACATGTAAAGGTATTGGTATTTAAGGTACTGTGATATGAGGGTGACATGTAAAGGTATTGGTATTTAAGGTACTGTGATATGAGGGTGACATGTAAAGGTATTGGTATTTAAGGTACTGTGATATGAGGGTGACATGTAAAGGTATTGGTATTTAAGGTAGTGTGATATGAGGGTGACATGTAAAGGTATTGGTATTTAAGGTACTGTGATATGAGGGTGACATGTAAAGGTATTGGTATTTAAGGTACTGTGATATGAGGGTGACATGTAAAGGTATTGTTAAGGTACTGTGATATGAGGGTGACATGTAAAGGTATTGGTATTTAAGGTACTGTGATATGAGGGTGACATGTAAAGGTATTGGTATTTAAGGTACTGTGATATGAGGGTGACATGTAGCCAAGCCGTtattaagagtgttgggccagtaaccataaGGTATTGCTGGttggaatccccgagccgacaaggtccATATGCCCTTGAACacagcacttaaccctaattgctcctgtaagctGGAAAAGTCTGTTAAAGGACTGAGCTGTAATATGATATTAATTTATGTCAGATTAACAGTTTCATGTTCTACCAAAACTTTTCTTAATCTTGTTTGAACTGGaatcctctctgtgtgtgacacatgacacaaaatatatttctttaaaaaatgt from Salvelinus alpinus chromosome 2, SLU_Salpinus.1, whole genome shotgun sequence carries:
- the LOC139568255 gene encoding golgin subfamily A member 6-like protein 22 isoform X2; translated protein: MSATCSKDSTNLRIVLLGTPGSGKSATGNTILGREVFREETGSGKSVLGKREVEGRSITVIDTPGIYSTTLTEEQLNEEMKRCISLSSPGPHVFLLVIRLERFTQEDRNTLSWIQENFGEEALSYTMVLFTGREKLTRKQREDFERTETTKKPISVCGGGYYALNSKSEVHTTQVTELLRKIEEMVGRNGGEYYLEERCQERRKRKEEMNERERELGRREEVVWRIEEEEKKRQEEEKKRQEEKKKRQEEKKKRQEEKKKRQEEKKRQEEEKKRQEEEKKRQEEEKKRQEEKKRQEEEKKRQEEEKKRQEEKKRQEEEKKRQEEEKKRQEEKKRQEEEKKRQEEKKRQEEEKKRQEEEKKRQEEKKRQEEEKKRQEEEKKRQEEKRQEEEKKRQEEEKKRQAEEKKRQEEEKKRQEEKKRQEEEKKRQEEEKKRQEEEKKRQEEKKRQEEKKRQEEEKKRQEEEKKRQEEEKKRQEEEKKRQEEKKRQEEEKKRQEEEKRQKEEEKRQKEEQKRQEEEKKRQEEEKKRQEEKKRQEEEKRQEEEKRQEEEKRQEEKRQKEEEKRQEEKKRQEEKKRQEEEKRQEEEKKRQEEEKKRQEEKKRQVEKKRQEEKKRQEEKKRQEEEQKRQEEEQKRQEEEQKRKEEQQRRQLEEGLLVLATVTGGLTLLAAACFLAKP
- the LOC139568255 gene encoding trichohyalin-like isoform X1, translated to MSATCSKDSTNLRIVLLGTPGSGKSATGNTILGREVFREETGSGKSVLGKREVEGRSITVIDTPGIYSTTLTEEQLNEEMKRCISLSSPGPHVFLLVIRLERFTQEDRNTLSWIQENFGEEALSYTMVLFTGREKLTRKQREDFERTETTKKPISVCGGGYYALNSKSEVHTTQVTELLRKIEEMVGRNGGEYYLEERCQERRKRKEEMNERERELGRREEVVWRIEVEEKRRQEEEQKRQKEEKKRQEEEKKRQEEEKKRQEEKKKRQEEKKKRQEEKKKRQEEKKRQEEEKKRQEEEKKRQEEEKKRQEEKKRQEEEKKRQEEEKKRQEEKKRQEEEKKRQEEEKKRQEEKKRQEEEKKRQEEKKRQEEEKKRQEEEKKRQEEKKRQEEEKKRQEEEKKRQEEKRQEEEKKRQEEEKKRQAEEKKRQEEEKKRQEEKKRQEEEKKRQEEEKKRQEEEKKRQEEKKRQEEKKRQEEEKKRQEEEKKRQEEEKKRQEEEKKRQEEKKRQEEEKKRQEEEKRQKEEEKRQKEEQKRQEEEKKRQEEEKKRQEEKKRQEEEKRQEEEKRQEEEKRQEEKRQKEEEKRQEEKKRQEEKKRQEEEKRQEEEKKRQEEEKKRQEEKKRQVEKKRQEEKKRQEEKKRQEEEQKRQEEEQKRQEEEQKRKEEQQRRQLEEGLLVLATVTGGLTLLAAACFLAKP